The sequence AAACTCTTTTAAAGCTGCTAAAGTATCGGCTGTTTCTCCAGATTGGCTAATTAAAATCGCTAATGTCTTCTGTCCAATATATGCTCTTCGATACCGAAATTCTGAAGCCACTTCAACGTGAACAGGAATTGAGACTAAAGACTCTATAATGTACTTCGCCAAAAACCCGGCATGATAAGAAGAACCACAAGCAACTATAGAAATCTCATCAAAATCTTCTAAAGGAAAACCTTGTAAAAATTTCTCACTAATATATCCTTGAGGATCTATATATTTATGAACAAGACGTTCCAAAACCTCCGGCTGCTCATAGATTTCCTTAAGCATATAATAGCTATATCCTTGCTTATCCGAACCGGAATCGGTATACGTGACCTGACGAACTTGTTTACAAATACGCTTTAATGCAAAATTGTACGTCTCGACTTCATTACCAAGACCTACAATCGCCAATTCTCCAGAAGCTAAAGCCTGAATACTCTGCGTGTGTTTCAAGAAGGCTCGACTATCTGAAGCTATAAAATTTTCCCCCTCTCCCAATCCAATAATTAAAGGGCTCTCTTGAGATGCACAAAGTAAAACATCAGGATGATCTTTATGAATCAGGCCACACGAAAAACTCCCCTGCAGTTGAGATAAGGTCGAGGAGAAGCTGTGGATTAAATCTGCTGTAGTTTGATAATGAAATGCAAAAAGCTGGGCGATCACCTCAGAATCTGTATCTGAAGAAAAAGAAATCCCCTCAGAAAGAAGGAAGGATTTTAATTCTTTAAAATTTTCAATAATCCCGTTGTGAACAACAGCACAAGTAGAATTCTCATCTACGTGGGGATGAGCATTACTTACTGTAGGCACGCCATGCGTTGCCCAACGCGTATGGCCGATAGCTAATAAAGATTGTATGTTTTCTTGTTCTAAAGAATGTCTAAGTTCATCGACACGTCCTAGCGTCTTTCGCACAAACAGGCGTCCAAGATGAATAGAAGCTAATCCTGCGGAATCGTATCCACGGTACTCTAGCTTAGCCAAACCATCTAAAACTACAGGAATAGCTAATTTAGAACCTAGATATCCGAATATTCCGCACATACATTACCTTACTCTACCACGCCTACTCCCAACTCAGAATCAACGATGTCCGCTATAGTCTTAGCGAGAGAGTCTACTTGATGCTTCTTTAAACCCTCAACCATAACCCTACAAATATTTTCCGTTCCAGAATATCTTAATAAAACGCGACCAGAATCACCTAAAGATGATCTAACATCTCTAAGTGCTTCTTGAACTAAAGGCAAGGTATCTAAGGGGATTTTTTCTTTCACTGCAACATTGATCAGTGCTTGAGGACTTTTTACAATCAGGGATGTTAAATCTGATAACGTAGATTCGCTTTCAATCATAATCCGCAAAACCTGCAAAGCAGAAACAATACCATCTCCTGTAGTATTATAATCCAGAAAGATCATATGACCACTTTGCTCACCACCAAGGTTGACATCATACTCTAACATATTCTGTAAGACATGACGATCGCCCACGGGAGAAATTAATGCTTCTATTCCTACACTTTCAAGATATTTCAATACACCGAAATTGGTCATAACGGTAGCTATAACACGATTACCTCGTAAGAGATCCTTTTTCTTTAGATCATTAGCGCAGATACTTAAAATCATATCTCCATCAACAATATGCCCTTTCTCATCCACCATGATCACGCGATCACCGTCACCATCTAAGGCAATACCTACATCTGCCTTATGCTCAATCACAGCTTTTTGAATCACGGAAGGGAAAAGAGCCCCACAGCCATCATTAATATTACTTCCTGTAGGTTCACAACCATAACAAATCACTTCAGCATCAAGTTCTTCAAAAACAGAAGGCGCTACTTTATAGGCTGCCCCGTGGGCACAATCTAAAACTATCTTCAACCCTTTTAGTGTTCTTCCTCTGGGGAAAGTAGCTTTAGCAAACTCTATGTACCTTCCCATAGCATCCACGACACGTTTGTTCTTCCCTACAGCACAATCATCAGGGAGATTTCCAAACTCTCTAAGAGCAACCATTTGCTCAATACGTCGTTCTATGACATCACTAATTTTAAATCCTTCAGACGAGAAAATCTTGATCCCATTATCCCAATAAGGATTATGAGATGCGGAAATCATAATCCCAGCATCGGCACGGTAAGCACGGGTAATAAACGCTACTCCTGGAGTGGGAATGGGCCCCAATACTAAGGTTTCTATCCCCATAGAAGTCAAACCCGCAACCAGGGCATTCTCAAACATATATCCCGATAAACGTGTATCCTTACCTACGACAACACGGTGTTTCCCGGATTTACTTTCTTGTAGAACACCTGCAACAGCTTTTCCTAATAATACCGAAAGCTCTACAGTCATAGGTTCATAATTTGCTTTCCCACGCACCCCATCCGTGCCAAAAAGTTGCTTTACTTCCTTAGTCATTTATTCCCTTAAAGATTCGTTCTCAACAGATTAAGAGTGATTCACTCTTTCGGTTTATAACAGGCAAGATGCTCTAGAAACACTGTTAGGATATTCTTAGACAACAAGTGTTTACGATTATTGAATTTAAAGTTCTTTTCATCTCTCCCTCACACTTTTTAAATTTTCTATCATAAAAATTAGAATTGTTATTAGAAAAATCATGTGGTTCAGTTATTTTTGAACCTGACAAGCTCTCATCCTAGGTGGAATTGTCGATATGTGTAAAATTTTTCTAAAAATTATGATCTTGTTCTTTATGAATTTTTATAAAATTGTCCTCGTTCGTGATGAAAACACTGATTTTCTTAAGACACCGTCTGGTCTAATTATCGGAAAATTGGTGTAGTTTAGAAATCACAGAAAAGTAAAATGAAAATTCTATAAAGAAACGTAGATAAATAATCATAAAAATCCTTGTATGAGGTATAAATGTGTGTCTTTCTGCTAGGCATTTTGTTCTTGCAAACTTCAATGTTTTTGTTATGGTGAAATTCCCCTAGAAAAAAGAGTGCTCATATAAACCCTTTTTCTTCCAAGACTTTTTAACACCCGATATCTATAATAAATGGTCTGTGACAACAAAACTCTCTTGCGTAGAGGCTTAGAATTGTTTAGAAAAATTTCTAAATCTGCACCCACTCCAATTATCTACTCAGCTGCCGACCACAACATCAAACTTAAAGACTTTTCTCCACACGCACTTTCCGTAGTAAAGACCCTACGAAAAGCTGGACATAAAGCTTATATTGTTGGCGGATGTATCCGCGACTTACTACTCAACACAACTCCCAAAGACTTTGACATTTCTACATCAGCGAAGCCTGAGGAAATCAAAGCCGTTTTTAAGAATTGTATACTTGTTGGGAAACGCTTCCGCTTAGCGCATATTCGTTTCTCAAATCAAATCATTGAAGTATCTACATTTCGTTCGGGAAGTGCTGATGAAGACTGCCTCATTACCAAAGATAACCTTTGGGGAACTGCTGAAGAAGATGTTTTAAGAAGGGATTTTACCATCAACGGTCTGTTCTATGATCCTACAGAAGAAACTATCATAGATTATACTGGGGGTGTGAGCGATTTAGAGAATCGGTACTTAAGGACGATTGGCGATCCTTTTGTTCGTTTTAAACAAGATCCCGTAAGAATGTTGCGTTTACTAAAAATACTCGCAAGAGCTCATTTCACTGTGGATCCTAAAACATTAGAGGCTCTTCAAGAGTGCCGTTACGAGTTAATTAAGAGTTCTCAAGCGCGTGTTTTTGAAGAACTCATCAAGATGCTAGGTTCGGGAGTTTCCTCCCAATTTTTTAAATTAACGGCAAAATATCAGATTTTAGAAATTCTTTTCCCTTATATGGACAAAGCTTTTCGTCTAAATAAGACCTTAGAAGACCAAACCTTTGCCTGTTTAGATATCTTAGATAGGAACATTTTAAACAAAAAACATAACTATGACCGCCACCAGCTCATGGCGATATTTTTATTTCCTATTGTTAACTTTAATGTGCGTTATAAGCACCGCCAGTACCCAAGCCTTTCACTAACATCTGTCTTTGACTACATTAAAAATTTTCTAGGAAAGTTTTTTGCGGATTCATTCACGAGTTGCTCTAAAAAGAATTTTATTTTAACAGCTCTTATTTTGCAGATGCAATACCGGTTAACCCCATTAGTGCCAACGAAAAAAATCCACTTCTTTAACCGGAAGTTTTTAAATCATGTACGTTTTTCTGAAGCTCTTTCCCTATTAGAAATACGCAGTTTAGTTTATCCTAAATTAGATAAAATACTTGATGCTTGGATAAGGCATTACCAAGCATTACAATTTAAAAAGGAACTTCCCTCTTGAGTTTAAACTAGCCATGTTTCCTCTTTATCTGGTTCGCATACTGTATCCTATAGGATTAATAGCCAATATATTTTTTGGCTTTGCGTTTACCATCCAGTGGTTTCTAAGTGAAAGACACAAGAAA is a genomic window of Chlamydia psittaci 6BC containing:
- the glmS gene encoding glutamine--fructose-6-phosphate transaminase (isomerizing), with the translated sequence MCGIFGYLGSKLAIPVVLDGLAKLEYRGYDSAGLASIHLGRLFVRKTLGRVDELRHSLEQENIQSLLAIGHTRWATHGVPTVSNAHPHVDENSTCAVVHNGIIENFKELKSFLLSEGISFSSDTDSEVIAQLFAFHYQTTADLIHSFSSTLSQLQGSFSCGLIHKDHPDVLLCASQESPLIIGLGEGENFIASDSRAFLKHTQSIQALASGELAIVGLGNEVETYNFALKRICKQVRQVTYTDSGSDKQGYSYYMLKEIYEQPEVLERLVHKYIDPQGYISEKFLQGFPLEDFDEISIVACGSSYHAGFLAKYIIESLVSIPVHVEVASEFRYRRAYIGQKTLAILISQSGETADTLAALKEFRLRQVACVLGICNVQESALATGVDHCLFLEAGIEIGVASTKAFTAQLLLLILLGLKLTVSKHTLSLEEHCACGKGLLELPELCNRLLANENLHSWAQAYYHEDRFIFLGRRLMYPICMEAALKLKEIAYVEANCYPAGEMKHGPIALISKGSPVITFCGDSTVYEKMVGCIMEVKARQAHVIAVASEAQEDIAAVSDYQIYVPNSHPLVSPILYTIVGQIMAYTMALKKGNEIDCPRNLAKSVTVE
- the glmM gene encoding phosphoglucosamine mutase, whose translation is MTKEVKQLFGTDGVRGKANYEPMTVELSVLLGKAVAGVLQESKSGKHRVVVGKDTRLSGYMFENALVAGLTSMGIETLVLGPIPTPGVAFITRAYRADAGIMISASHNPYWDNGIKIFSSEGFKISDVIERRIEQMVALREFGNLPDDCAVGKNKRVVDAMGRYIEFAKATFPRGRTLKGLKIVLDCAHGAAYKVAPSVFEELDAEVICYGCEPTGSNINDGCGALFPSVIQKAVIEHKADVGIALDGDGDRVIMVDEKGHIVDGDMILSICANDLKKKDLLRGNRVIATVMTNFGVLKYLESVGIEALISPVGDRHVLQNMLEYDVNLGGEQSGHMIFLDYNTTGDGIVSALQVLRIMIESESTLSDLTSLIVKSPQALINVAVKEKIPLDTLPLVQEALRDVRSSLGDSGRVLLRYSGTENICRVMVEGLKKHQVDSLAKTIADIVDSELGVGVVE
- the pcnB gene encoding polynucleotide adenylyltransferase PcnB, yielding MVCDNKTLLRRGLELFRKISKSAPTPIIYSAADHNIKLKDFSPHALSVVKTLRKAGHKAYIVGGCIRDLLLNTTPKDFDISTSAKPEEIKAVFKNCILVGKRFRLAHIRFSNQIIEVSTFRSGSADEDCLITKDNLWGTAEEDVLRRDFTINGLFYDPTEETIIDYTGGVSDLENRYLRTIGDPFVRFKQDPVRMLRLLKILARAHFTVDPKTLEALQECRYELIKSSQARVFEELIKMLGSGVSSQFFKLTAKYQILEILFPYMDKAFRLNKTLEDQTFACLDILDRNILNKKHNYDRHQLMAIFLFPIVNFNVRYKHRQYPSLSLTSVFDYIKNFLGKFFADSFTSCSKKNFILTALILQMQYRLTPLVPTKKIHFFNRKFLNHVRFSEALSLLEIRSLVYPKLDKILDAWIRHYQALQFKKELPS